DNA from Candidatus Krumholzibacteriia bacterium:
GTCTTCCTCGACCGCAACCACGTGAGGATTGTGCCGCAGCGCCTCGACCGCGGCCGGAGGTAGCCAGGCGGCGAAGCCCTTCAGTGCCTGGCCATAGACATAGGTGGGGGCGCTGCCATGCGCCGCGGTCAGCTGTGCCGCTTCGGCGCCGGGATCGTCCACGTCGTCACGGAATGCCACGATCCAGTGGCCCGCGATGGGGTTGCCCGCGGACAGCGTGCCGATCGCCCGCGACAACTGCGCGGCGGCACC
Protein-coding regions in this window:
- a CDS encoding protease inhibitor I9 family protein, producing the protein MVDRLFGKAGLRRSGMLALVLVAVMGLAACEHGISPADLDSAPKPAATPRAGYIDAGAAAQLSRAIGTLSAGNPIAGHWIVAFRDDVDDPGAEAAQLTAAHGSAPTYVYGQALKGFAAWLPPAAVEALRHNPHVVAVEED